One Oscillospiraceae bacterium genomic region harbors:
- a CDS encoding helicase RepA family protein produces the protein MTFTKLPKAISAEELLSTPLPPVKWIIPGLLPAGLALFAGPSKAGKSWLALWLCLQIAQGNPVWNREIEPRTVIYFSLEDTFNRLQNRIFQLIDGGDAPERLILQTECPSIGQGLEEQIDSLIYTYSDVGMIVIDTLQKVRVSDGNGGMYANDYKEAGALKKLADKYGICILLIHHLRKQSAADPFDQISGSTGLMGVADTSWVMQRKRMSQTADILLTGRDMDDRTLHLREDNCIWTLEDEETAEEREIRVVPDYLWKAAEYIESVGNWQGTASELLAAAGIENAKPNQFTYNMAKYFDKVFEPKGIHYKTHRKNKVRLLSFYGDDGDGGDDDIDITQLSGWGIPERPSPSSPSSPSSLGALERSKHGRSVATGQPAEKPTGTAPNPCEAAGA, from the coding sequence ATGACTTTTACAAAACTTCCGAAAGCAATCTCCGCAGAAGAACTCCTCTCCACGCCGCTGCCGCCTGTTAAATGGATTATTCCCGGTCTGCTCCCGGCAGGACTGGCACTGTTTGCTGGCCCCAGTAAAGCTGGCAAAAGTTGGCTGGCCTTGTGGCTGTGTTTACAGATTGCGCAGGGAAATCCCGTTTGGAATCGAGAAATAGAGCCACGCACCGTGATTTATTTCTCGTTGGAAGATACATTCAACCGCTTGCAAAACCGCATCTTTCAGCTTATCGACGGTGGAGACGCCCCGGAACGACTGATTCTCCAAACAGAATGTCCGAGTATCGGGCAGGGCTTAGAAGAACAAATCGATTCTCTTATCTATACATACTCTGACGTAGGCATGATTGTCATCGATACACTTCAAAAAGTGCGTGTGAGCGATGGAAACGGAGGAATGTATGCAAATGACTATAAGGAGGCCGGTGCATTGAAGAAGCTCGCTGACAAGTATGGTATCTGCATTTTGTTAATTCATCACTTGCGCAAGCAGAGTGCGGCTGACCCGTTTGACCAGATTTCCGGCTCCACTGGTCTTATGGGCGTAGCCGATACAAGCTGGGTCATGCAGAGAAAACGCATGAGCCAGACCGCTGACATTCTGCTCACCGGGCGCGATATGGACGATAGGACGCTGCATTTGCGGGAAGATAACTGCATTTGGACACTTGAAGATGAAGAAACCGCAGAGGAACGAGAAATCAGGGTTGTGCCGGATTACTTGTGGAAAGCAGCGGAGTACATCGAAAGTGTGGGAAACTGGCAGGGAACGGCCTCCGAGTTGCTTGCAGCGGCAGGTATTGAAAATGCCAAACCGAACCAGTTCACCTACAACATGGCAAAGTATTTCGATAAAGTGTTCGAGCCGAAAGGTATTCACTATAAAACTCATCGAAAAAACAAGGTTCGTCTTTTGAGCTTCTACGGTGACGATGGTGACGGTGGTGACGATGATATTGACATAACTCAATTATCGGGGTGGGGTATCCCAGAAAGACCGTCACCATCGTCACCATCGTCACCATCGTCACTCGGAGCGCTTGAGAGGAGCAAGCATGGGCGAAGTGTTGCCACAGGGCAACCCGCCGAAAAGCCTACGGGGACAGCCCCGAACCCCTGTGAGGCTGCTGGCGCATGA
- a CDS encoding relaxase/mobilization nuclease domain-containing protein: MAVTKIWTIKDSLQRVLDYAANPDKTEYDALAQTLHYAENDAKTKLNESAQLVTGIHCRANHAWEDMRAVQERFGKTDGVVALHAYQSFREGEVAPEQCHEIGVALARKVWGKRFQVLVATHMNTDNLHNHFVINSVSYVDGKKYEQRRSQYAEFRETSDKLCREYGLSVVEQPKAKEPARYARMREAIDQACEDASTAEDFHRALYRQGYIFGSDPNRKYATIRARDGGRAVRLYRLGEEYDLPGIDDRLRGNYLLYGSRLYELKHPPRQYTPKRYRPKDTYAGKGILEIFLDVFFGESQMHRLYLYYCYQLGILPKKQQPRINRPELERIWKDTEKILAEHAFVYDHKFPSLQAIVDYRKSLSQQMETLAAQRAEIAKQMRRKDAPPELADRRTMLTCKIAELRKEDKIAEGAIKRIQRTRESNRIDQENRNQHTNNRNRCRNRSW, from the coding sequence TTGGCGGTAACTAAGATTTGGACGATCAAGGACAGCTTACAGCGCGTCCTTGACTATGCAGCCAATCCGGACAAGACCGAGTACGATGCCCTTGCCCAGACTCTCCACTATGCGGAGAATGATGCCAAGACCAAGCTGAATGAGAGCGCCCAGCTCGTCACCGGCATTCATTGCAGGGCAAATCATGCGTGGGAAGATATGCGGGCCGTACAGGAACGCTTTGGTAAAACAGACGGCGTGGTGGCGCTCCACGCCTACCAGAGTTTCCGCGAAGGAGAGGTTGCCCCGGAGCAATGCCATGAGATTGGCGTGGCGCTGGCACGCAAGGTCTGGGGCAAGCGCTTTCAGGTGCTGGTCGCCACTCACATGAATACGGATAACCTGCACAACCACTTCGTTATCAATTCCGTATCGTATGTGGACGGGAAGAAATACGAGCAGCGCCGCAGTCAATATGCGGAATTTAGAGAAACTTCAGACAAGCTGTGCCGGGAGTACGGCTTGTCGGTGGTGGAGCAGCCCAAGGCAAAGGAACCGGCACGGTACGCCCGAATGCGGGAGGCCATCGACCAAGCCTGTGAGGATGCCAGTACCGCCGAGGACTTCCACAGGGCTTTGTACCGGCAGGGGTACATTTTCGGTAGTGACCCAAACCGAAAGTACGCAACCATCCGGGCACGGGATGGTGGTCGAGCCGTGCGGCTTTATCGGCTGGGAGAAGAATACGATTTACCTGGCATAGATGACAGGCTTCGCGGAAATTACCTGCTGTATGGATCAAGGTTGTATGAGCTGAAACACCCACCCCGGCAATATACGCCGAAACGGTATCGCCCCAAGGATACCTATGCAGGAAAAGGCATTCTAGAAATTTTCCTTGATGTGTTCTTTGGTGAATCCCAGATGCACCGCTTGTATCTGTACTACTGTTATCAGCTGGGTATCCTGCCCAAGAAACAGCAACCGCGTATCAACCGCCCGGAGTTGGAGCGCATTTGGAAAGATACCGAGAAAATCCTTGCAGAACACGCCTTTGTTTACGACCACAAGTTTCCCTCTTTGCAGGCAATCGTGGACTATCGCAAGAGTTTGTCCCAGCAGATGGAAACCCTTGCCGCGCAGCGGGCGGAAATCGCCAAGCAGATGCGCCGGAAAGATGCCCCGCCGGAACTGGCAGACCGCCGTACAATGCTTACCTGTAAGATTGCGGAACTCCGCAAAGAGGATAAAATTGCAGAGGGAGCAATCAAGCGTATTCAACGCACACGCGAATCCAACCGCATAGACCAAGAAAACCGAAATCAACATACAAACAATAGAAACCGCTGCCGAAACCGTTCTTGGTAG
- a CDS encoding saccharopine dehydrogenase family protein: protein MSKVLVIGCGGVASVAISKCCQVSDVFTELCIASRTKSKCDALAAKLAPTTQTKITTAQVDADDVQQLCDLINSYRPDLVMNIALPYQDLTIMDACLACGVNYMDTANYEPENTDDPTWRAIYEKRCKEEGFSAYFDYSWQWAYKKKFEDAGLTALLGCGFDPGVTQAYCAYAAKHEFDSIDTIDILDCNGGDHGYAFATNFNPEINLREVSAPGSYMENGKWVEIPPMSIKREYNFDQVGQKDMYLLHHEEIESLGKNLPDVKRIRFFMTFGQSYLDHMRCLEDVGMLSTTPINYNGQEIVPIQFLKALLPDPASLGPRTKGKTNIGCIFTGKKDGKDKTYYIYNVCDHQECYREVGSQAISYTTGVPAMCGALMMLTGEWTKPGVYTVEEFNPDPFLNALDKYGLPRSENHNPVLVD, encoded by the coding sequence ATGAGCAAAGTTCTTGTTATCGGCTGCGGCGGCGTGGCAAGCGTCGCCATCTCCAAGTGCTGTCAGGTTAGCGATGTCTTCACAGAGCTGTGCATCGCCAGCCGCACCAAATCCAAGTGCGACGCGCTGGCCGCCAAGCTGGCACCCACCACCCAGACCAAAATCACCACCGCGCAGGTCGATGCCGACGACGTCCAGCAGCTGTGCGACCTCATCAACAGCTACAGGCCTGACCTCGTTATGAACATTGCCCTGCCGTATCAGGATCTAACTATCATGGACGCCTGCCTTGCCTGCGGCGTCAACTACATGGACACCGCCAACTACGAACCCGAAAACACCGACGACCCCACCTGGCGTGCTATCTACGAGAAGCGCTGCAAGGAGGAAGGCTTTTCCGCCTACTTCGATTACAGCTGGCAGTGGGCCTACAAGAAAAAGTTTGAGGATGCCGGCCTGACTGCGCTGCTGGGCTGTGGCTTTGACCCGGGTGTGACGCAGGCCTACTGCGCCTACGCCGCCAAACATGAGTTCGACTCTATTGACACGATCGACATTCTCGACTGCAACGGCGGCGACCACGGCTACGCCTTTGCCACCAACTTTAACCCCGAAATCAACCTGCGCGAAGTCTCCGCTCCCGGCAGCTACATGGAGAACGGCAAGTGGGTCGAGATTCCGCCCATGAGCATCAAGCGGGAATACAACTTCGATCAGGTCGGCCAGAAGGATATGTACCTGCTGCATCACGAGGAAATTGAGTCCTTGGGCAAAAACCTGCCCGATGTCAAGCGCATCCGCTTCTTTATGACTTTCGGCCAGAGCTACCTTGACCATATGCGTTGTCTGGAGGATGTGGGCATGCTCTCCACCACACCGATCAACTACAACGGTCAGGAGATCGTGCCCATCCAGTTCTTGAAAGCTCTGCTGCCTGACCCCGCCAGCCTCGGCCCCCGCACCAAGGGCAAGACGAACATCGGCTGCATCTTCACCGGCAAAAAGGACGGCAAGGACAAGACTTACTACATTTATAATGTATGCGACCATCAGGAATGCTACCGCGAGGTCGGCAGTCAGGCCATCAGCTACACCACGGGTGTGCCCGCCATGTGCGGCGCGCTGATGATGCTGACCGGCGAGTGGACGAAGCCCGGTGTCTACACGGTCGAGGAATTTAACCCTGATCCGTTCCTCAATGCACTGGACAAGTACGGCCTGCCCCGCAGTGAGAACCATAACCCGGTTTTGGTGGACTGA
- a CDS encoding site-specific integrase: protein MASIRKRGSNSYLIVVSRGYDYEGNRLKSVQKTVKPPKEYTPKQAEKWVKEQAILFEREVQHTPEPINRSITLAKYIEHWAADIGPKKLADSTYQRDLQDIRRILPALGNYKLTDLRKEVIRDFYEQMRHSPRLDGRGNLSEKSVEGLHNTLCGILSAAVDEGYLTHNPAWRCYKPKGKKKERPVADEETVKKLITAFEGQSMKYETYFKLVLATGLRRGEACGLKWSDINWRKRTIHVQRGVVKLSHQESITKDPKTSSGDRMVYLSKEMCQLLKAWRKECEWDRAQTANETVDDNDYLFRQPNGKPMCPSTFTYRFKLILKANNLPLDLSVHSLRHTNASLLIAQGVDVRTVASLLGHAQASTTLDIYAHAFDKNKRKAQEKLGKAIGL, encoded by the coding sequence ATGGCGTCTATCAGAAAACGCGGCAGTAACAGTTACTTGATTGTGGTATCTCGTGGGTATGATTATGAGGGCAACAGGCTGAAATCGGTGCAGAAAACGGTCAAGCCACCCAAGGAGTACACACCCAAACAGGCAGAGAAATGGGTAAAGGAGCAAGCAATTCTATTTGAACGCGAGGTACAGCATACGCCGGAACCCATCAATCGAAGCATCACGCTGGCAAAGTACATTGAGCATTGGGCGGCTGACATAGGACCGAAGAAGCTGGCGGACTCAACATACCAACGAGATTTGCAGGATATTCGCAGAATCCTGCCCGCGTTGGGAAACTACAAGCTGACGGATTTACGCAAGGAGGTTATCCGAGATTTCTATGAGCAGATGAGGCATAGCCCGCGTTTGGACGGCAGAGGGAATCTATCCGAGAAGTCAGTCGAAGGCTTACACAACACGCTGTGCGGCATCCTGTCGGCGGCTGTGGACGAGGGCTATTTGACCCACAATCCTGCATGGCGGTGCTATAAGCCCAAAGGAAAAAAGAAAGAACGCCCCGTAGCCGATGAGGAAACCGTAAAAAAGTTGATTACAGCTTTCGAGGGTCAGAGCATGAAATACGAAACCTATTTCAAGCTGGTGCTGGCAACCGGACTGCGCAGGGGTGAAGCCTGTGGGCTGAAATGGAGTGACATCAACTGGCGCAAACGGACGATTCATGTACAGCGCGGAGTCGTGAAGTTGAGCCACCAAGAGTCCATCACGAAAGACCCTAAGACCAGCAGCGGTGATCGTATGGTCTACTTGAGCAAAGAAATGTGCCAGCTATTGAAAGCGTGGCGGAAAGAGTGTGAGTGGGATAGAGCGCAGACAGCAAATGAAACCGTGGACGATAATGATTATTTGTTCCGCCAGCCGAACGGAAAGCCTATGTGCCCTAGTACATTCACATATAGATTCAAGCTGATTTTGAAGGCTAACAACCTGCCGCTGGATTTGAGTGTGCATAGCTTGCGCCATACCAATGCCAGCCTGCTGATTGCACAGGGTGTGGATGTGCGCACGGTGGCTAGTCTATTGGGCCACGCACAGGCCAGTACAACGCTGGACATTTACGCCCACGCCTTTGACAAGAACAAACGCAAGGCGCAGGAGAAACTCGGAAAGGCGATTGGATTATGA
- a CDS encoding carboxynorspermidine decarboxylase, with amino-acid sequence MVQRDARPPFAAIDGAVSPEFAALPTPCYLLDEAALTCNAEILGNLSRRTGCRVLLAQKAFSNYDLYPLLAPHLAGTEASGLFEARLGAEEMPGKEVHVFCAAYRADEMEELLQYADHIVFNSPAQLAKFGPAAKAAEKSVGLRINPECSTQDGHAIYDPCAPGSRLGTTRAQWDAAVAADPALPALLDGLHFHTLCEQDADALAVTLDAVADKFSDLLSKMQWLNFGGGHHITRPGYNMTTLERCIRRAHQDWGVTVYLEPGEACALNAGYLLTRVLDVVQNGDTTIAILDTSAACHMPDVIEMPYRPPLLGAGEPGEKACTVRLAGPTCLAGDIIGDYSFDAVPAVGDLLVFGDMAIYTTCKNNTFNGMPLPAIYARRPDGTTREITTFGYSNFKHRVGK; translated from the coding sequence ATGGTACAGCGCGATGCACGGCCGCCGTTTGCGGCCATCGACGGCGCGGTGTCGCCGGAATTTGCCGCCCTGCCCACGCCTTGCTACCTGCTGGATGAAGCCGCCCTGACCTGTAACGCGGAAATTCTGGGCAATCTTTCCCGACGCACTGGGTGCAGGGTGCTGCTGGCGCAAAAAGCGTTCAGCAACTACGATTTATACCCGCTGCTGGCGCCGCACTTGGCGGGCACCGAAGCCAGCGGCCTGTTTGAAGCGCGGCTGGGCGCGGAGGAAATGCCCGGCAAAGAAGTTCATGTCTTCTGCGCGGCCTATCGCGCGGACGAAATGGAAGAACTGCTGCAATATGCCGACCATATCGTCTTCAACTCTCCGGCACAGCTGGCAAAGTTCGGCCCCGCGGCCAAAGCAGCGGAGAAGAGTGTGGGCCTGCGTATCAACCCGGAGTGCTCGACGCAGGACGGCCACGCGATTTATGACCCCTGCGCCCCCGGCAGCCGCTTGGGCACAACCCGCGCGCAGTGGGATGCCGCCGTGGCGGCTGACCCGGCACTGCCCGCGCTGTTGGACGGCCTGCATTTCCACACCCTGTGTGAGCAGGATGCCGACGCGTTGGCCGTAACGCTGGACGCAGTGGCCGATAAATTCAGCGACCTGCTGTCCAAAATGCAGTGGCTGAATTTCGGCGGCGGGCACCACATCACCCGCCCCGGCTACAACATGACCACGCTGGAGCGCTGCATCCGCCGCGCCCATCAAGACTGGGGCGTGACGGTCTATCTGGAACCCGGCGAGGCCTGCGCCCTGAACGCGGGGTATCTCCTAACCCGCGTACTGGATGTAGTGCAAAACGGCGATACCACAATTGCGATTCTGGATACCAGCGCCGCCTGCCATATGCCGGATGTCATTGAGATGCCCTACCGCCCGCCGCTGCTGGGCGCGGGCGAACCCGGTGAAAAAGCCTGCACTGTGCGCCTTGCAGGCCCGACCTGCCTTGCGGGGGACATCATCGGTGATTACAGCTTTGACGCCGTGCCCGCCGTGGGAGATTTGCTGGTTTTTGGCGATATGGCGATTTATACCACCTGCAAAAACAACACCTTCAACGGTATGCCACTGCCCGCCATCTACGCCCGCAGGCCTGACGGTACAACACGGGAAATCACAACCTTTGGGTACAGCAATTTCAAACATCGGGTTGGAAAATGA
- a CDS encoding site-specific integrase: protein MAYIKKKSERKFKITVCNGYKVNGQKRMKAQTITVPSSVPKRGIQQYVMAEAERIEKKFKYGVEESDQTHFEQYAENWLKRQEPFFKATTYAGYKRNLDIVYPLIGGIPLAKLLPMTLEEMCEELRKRPGRGGNCIKETTVQKYLETVSSVLEDAKKNDIIPFNPAHRVRKKHFEKEVQHIPQKYEMGKLMQAIQNEPILYRAYYILAITTGLRRGELCALQWGDITGACELTVRRSRSCASGEIVESDSKSHRERIVTIPLGIWELLMALRQQQVLHSGVPDREQPIFTDPDGHVPHPDTFTRHLRKLYKQCGLSEDYHLHTLRHFYATYLLQEGTSKQVAASLLGHADTAFLERTYCHPQDAVKLQAANLMQDLLNSQNPCYVAFMKNKNRKAKKAG from the coding sequence ATGGCTTACATTAAGAAAAAATCCGAACGAAAATTCAAAATCACTGTCTGCAACGGCTACAAGGTCAACGGTCAGAAGCGAATGAAAGCGCAGACCATCACTGTGCCATCATCCGTGCCAAAGCGCGGCATTCAGCAGTATGTCATGGCTGAAGCGGAACGCATTGAGAAAAAGTTCAAGTATGGCGTTGAAGAAAGTGACCAAACCCATTTTGAGCAGTACGCGGAAAACTGGCTCAAGCGGCAGGAACCGTTCTTTAAGGCTACCACTTACGCAGGGTACAAACGCAATCTGGATATTGTTTACCCGCTGATTGGGGGCATTCCACTTGCAAAGTTGCTTCCCATGACCCTAGAGGAAATGTGCGAAGAATTGCGCAAGCGCCCCGGACGTGGTGGAAACTGCATCAAGGAAACAACGGTGCAGAAATACCTCGAAACGGTTTCTTCGGTACTGGAAGATGCCAAGAAAAATGACATCATTCCGTTCAATCCGGCGCACCGTGTCCGCAAGAAGCATTTTGAGAAGGAAGTGCAGCATATTCCGCAGAAATATGAAATGGGTAAACTGATGCAGGCAATTCAGAACGAACCGATTCTGTATCGGGCGTACTACATACTGGCAATCACGACCGGGTTGCGGCGTGGGGAACTGTGTGCTCTGCAATGGGGGGACATAACCGGTGCTTGTGAACTGACCGTCCGCCGTTCCCGCAGCTGTGCATCCGGGGAAATCGTAGAGAGTGACTCCAAGAGTCATCGGGAACGGATCGTAACCATTCCGCTGGGTATATGGGAGCTTTTGATGGCGCTGCGACAGCAGCAGGTGCTGCATAGCGGCGTTCCGGATAGAGAGCAGCCGATTTTTACAGACCCCGATGGTCATGTACCGCACCCGGATACCTTTACCCGACATCTGCGTAAGCTGTATAAGCAATGCGGATTATCTGAGGATTACCACCTGCACACCCTGCGGCATTTCTACGCAACGTACTTGCTGCAGGAAGGCACCAGCAAACAGGTGGCGGCATCCCTGCTGGGTCATGCGGATACGGCATTCTTGGAACGCACCTACTGCCACCCGCAGGATGCTGTAAAGCTTCAGGCCGCAAACCTGATGCAGGATTTGTTGAACAGCCAAAATCCGTGCTATGTTGCATTTATGAAAAATAAGAATAGAAAAGCCAAGAAAGCAGGTTAA
- a CDS encoding HAMP domain-containing histidine kinase has product MLTALRRRLTLLMTALTSLVLAGALVVTWNYAAAQYRTAAETLLTQNFSAIVDRLDSADSVSDAWLADQEHNSGCLLFLWDNGAALHFAGTTGSADARNAVEPLLEEGFSPLLDTSLHASSGAVQRQSAVFTLNEYRCHAALLPRGTAGSYLLVAALQDMGFVHRHAVQTVVQYGAIWFTGTLLLAIISWRLTGKALAPTALAMRRQKEFIAAAGHELRSPLAVVKASLDAACRTPVTERATLLRNAEQETDRMARLVEDLLVLANGDLDALPAHLHPIAPDNLCLEVYDAFFPLAQQRQHPLSLTLPEDSVPSIEADPDRVKQLLAILLNNAFDHTPAGTPVELCLTYCGEKITLAVQDHGPGIPDAEKARVFDRFYSADPSRTDKHNFGLGLSVAKELARLHHADLTVTDTPGGGAKFAVTFAARIS; this is encoded by the coding sequence ATGCTGACTGCACTGCGCCGCCGTTTGACCCTGCTGATGACGGCGCTGACCTCGTTGGTGCTGGCAGGTGCGCTGGTCGTGACATGGAATTATGCCGCCGCCCAGTACAGGACCGCCGCGGAGACGCTGCTCACGCAGAACTTTTCTGCCATCGTTGACCGGCTGGACAGCGCCGACAGCGTAAGTGACGCTTGGCTGGCTGACCAGGAGCACAACAGCGGCTGCCTTTTGTTTTTGTGGGACAACGGTGCCGCGCTGCATTTTGCGGGCACCACGGGCAGCGCCGATGCCCGCAATGCGGTTGAACCTCTGTTAGAAGAAGGTTTTTCCCCCCTGCTGGACACAAGTCTGCATGCCAGCAGCGGTGCCGTGCAGCGGCAAAGCGCGGTGTTCACGCTGAACGAATACCGCTGCCACGCAGCCTTGCTGCCGCGCGGCACAGCAGGCAGTTATCTGCTTGTGGCCGCTTTACAGGATATGGGCTTTGTACACCGTCATGCGGTCCAGACAGTTGTGCAGTATGGTGCGATCTGGTTCACTGGCACACTGCTGCTGGCGATCATCAGCTGGCGGCTGACCGGCAAAGCGCTGGCTCCGACGGCATTGGCCATGCGGCGGCAGAAGGAGTTCATCGCCGCAGCCGGGCACGAACTGCGCAGCCCGCTGGCCGTAGTAAAAGCAAGCCTGGACGCTGCGTGCCGCACTCCTGTGACTGAACGCGCCACCCTTTTGCGGAATGCCGAGCAGGAGACGGACCGTATGGCGCGGCTGGTGGAGGATCTGCTGGTGCTGGCCAACGGCGACTTGGATGCCTTGCCGGCCCATCTGCACCCCATCGCACCGGATAACCTCTGCCTAGAAGTATACGATGCGTTTTTCCCGTTGGCGCAGCAGCGCCAACACCCGTTAAGTCTGACCCTGCCGGAGGACAGCGTTCCTTCCATAGAGGCGGACCCGGACCGTGTAAAGCAGCTGCTGGCAATCCTGCTCAACAATGCGTTTGACCACACCCCCGCGGGCACCCCCGTGGAACTGTGCTTGACATACTGTGGGGAAAAAATCACCCTGGCCGTGCAAGACCACGGCCCCGGCATACCGGATGCCGAAAAAGCTCGGGTCTTTGACCGTTTTTACAGCGCTGATCCCAGCCGCACCGACAAGCACAATTTTGGCCTTGGTCTAAGCGTAGCCAAGGAACTAGCCCGGCTGCATCATGCAGACTTGACCGTGACCGACACCCCTGGCGGCGGGGCAAAATTTGCGGTGACTTTTGCGGCAAGGATATCTTAA
- a CDS encoding sugar ABC transporter permease: MQKRQNKHPDPTPWLFLAPSLCGVTLFVLAPFVETVRRSVTDTMGRHFVGLANYTAVLGNDAFRLAVENTVRFIGVCVPLLLALSLALALALRAKGLKNTSWAEVCRTTFLLPMALPVASLALLWKVLFAQNGLVNGTFGTHCDFMGTDAAFWVLIGTYLWKNIGYDSILWSSGLDSISTDLYEAAAVDGASGWRQFTAITLPNLLPTLAVTLVLSLLNTFKVFREAYLVAGAYPEKSIYLLQHLFNNWFLALDLPRLSAAAILMAGALGAVIAVCIKRL, from the coding sequence ATGCAGAAAAGACAAAACAAACACCCGGACCCTACGCCCTGGCTGTTTCTGGCCCCCAGCCTGTGCGGTGTCACCCTGTTTGTGCTGGCCCCCTTTGTGGAGACGGTGCGCCGCAGCGTGACCGACACGATGGGGCGACACTTTGTGGGCCTTGCCAACTATACGGCGGTACTGGGCAACGATGCGTTCCGACTGGCGGTGGAAAATACGGTGCGGTTTATCGGAGTATGCGTTCCGCTGCTGCTGGCGCTCAGTCTGGCACTGGCTTTGGCGCTACGGGCGAAAGGCTTAAAAAATACCTCCTGGGCCGAGGTCTGCCGCACAACCTTTTTGCTGCCCATGGCTTTGCCGGTGGCAAGCCTTGCACTGCTCTGGAAAGTATTGTTTGCCCAAAACGGCCTTGTGAACGGAACTTTTGGCACCCATTGTGACTTTATGGGCACGGATGCTGCGTTCTGGGTGCTGATCGGTACTTATCTGTGGAAAAACATCGGCTATGACAGCATCCTTTGGTCCAGCGGGCTGGACAGCATCTCCACAGACTTGTACGAGGCCGCTGCCGTGGATGGTGCCAGTGGGTGGCGGCAGTTTACAGCCATTACCCTGCCCAACCTGCTGCCCACACTGGCCGTCACGCTGGTGCTGAGTCTGCTGAACACCTTTAAAGTTTTCCGCGAAGCCTATCTGGTGGCCGGGGCCTACCCGGAAAAAAGCATCTATTTATTGCAGCATTTGTTCAACAACTGGTTCCTGGCACTGGATCTGCCAAGGCTGAGCGCCGCAGCAATCCTGATGGCAGGGGCGCTGGGGGCGGTGATCGCGGTATGCATAAAACGGCTCTAA
- a CDS encoding recombinase family protein, translating into MCSYNVSQTNGVWSTSTVLRILEDQRYIGTYVIGKRKVKEIGSRHTQLKDESKWSKIPNHHPATQNCHRKWTNHFPTRCLKLLYPKVVISRVVPSGLRA; encoded by the coding sequence ATGTGTTCATACAATGTTTCCCAAACAAACGGTGTTTGGAGTACATCAACGGTCCTGCGCATTTTAGAAGATCAAAGATATATCGGTACCTATGTAATTGGCAAGAGAAAAGTAAAAGAGATTGGCAGCCGACATACACAGTTAAAGGATGAAAGTAAGTGGTCCAAAATACCGAACCATCATCCGGCTACGCAGAACTGCCATAGGAAGTGGACCAATCATTTTCCAACCCGATGTTTGAAATTGCTGTACCCAAAGGTTGTGATTTCCCGTGTTGTACCGTCAGGCCTGCGGGCGTAG
- a CDS encoding response regulator transcription factor, with the protein MRILLIEDDRALCTALLPALQAAGYTVDTCHDGADGKALLCGGAYDVCVLDRMLPGLDGLSLLRAARAKGCTTPVLMLTALSGINDRVDGLDAGADDYLGKPFDTRELLARLRALTRRPGTTAESAIRCGDVTLDAAQLTLSGPKAAAALTKREADLLEVLLRTPGQLQTRAVLLARVWGPLAEVEDANLDCYIHFVRRRLKAVGSAVTITTVRGSGYKAEVQPC; encoded by the coding sequence ATGCGGATTTTATTGATCGAAGATGACCGCGCCCTTTGCACGGCGCTGCTGCCTGCCCTGCAAGCTGCGGGCTATACTGTAGATACCTGCCACGACGGCGCAGACGGCAAAGCCCTTTTGTGCGGCGGCGCATACGATGTCTGTGTACTGGACCGGATGCTGCCCGGGCTGGACGGTCTTAGCCTGCTGCGGGCCGCCCGCGCCAAGGGATGTACCACCCCGGTGTTAATGCTGACGGCCCTGTCCGGCATCAATGACCGGGTGGACGGCCTGGATGCCGGTGCAGACGATTACCTGGGCAAGCCCTTTGACACGCGGGAGCTTCTGGCCCGGCTGCGGGCACTAACCCGCCGCCCCGGCACCACTGCCGAATCTGCCATACGCTGCGGTGACGTGACGCTGGATGCCGCCCAACTGACCCTGAGCGGGCCAAAGGCCGCTGCGGCCCTGACCAAGAGGGAGGCCGATCTTTTAGAGGTACTGCTGCGCACACCGGGGCAGCTGCAGACCCGTGCGGTGCTTTTGGCGCGGGTTTGGGGACCACTGGCCGAAGTTGAGGACGCTAATCTGGACTGTTACATCCATTTTGTGCGGCGGCGGCTGAAAGCCGTAGGCAGTGCGGTAACGATCACCACCGTGCGCGGTAGCGGCTATAAGGCGGAGGTACAGCCATGCTGA